In Pseudoduganella albidiflava, a single window of DNA contains:
- a CDS encoding penicillin acylase family protein produces the protein MRISTRQQPTIQQPTIPQPTIPQPTIRQLGLSWLLFVMLFVMLFVITACNGGGNDSAQVPPAGPSAELTRTSYGVVHIRAADFAGIGFGLAYAYAQDNICMLADSLLTVRGERSRYFGGDAMPTDSVHGEYSVVVDYLNLHNFNLRNEDSDFFFKAYLDPSRLRASYEGGGAETRALLSGYVAGYNSYVREHAGKLPAACRGAAWVKPITVDDVYLMIAEKALHASGQLFATEILAAARDESPGTMGGDVRAPTWTAHGLGSNAIALGAETSVDGRGMLLANPHYPWFNTDRFYQVHLTVPGVYDVMGVSLGGIPIVVIGFNKDVAWTHTVTKAAHFTTFRLQLDSSDPTGMTYLVDGIPQTISERVVEVQSLQADGTLRTKRKIFRETPLGMEMAAGGLPLGGNAIVVLGDPNRHNTRLVDQWIAMGKAQNTAALRAALGRMGLPWVNTVAADRHGDTLYADYSVVPHVVPEKFAPDCLLFAPLLMFDGSRSRCHWGQDSGAPPGIFGSASAPVLMRRDYVSNSNDSYWLTNSRQLLTGPGSGYSPLYGPVGVPQHLRTRLAFVELDQRLEESGRLSMDDLQALLFSNRVHAAELVLPDLLAACGGTADQMLAGACAALAAWDRKVDAESRGAILFREFWLQASESPAFLSASWAVPFDPADPVNTPRGIAPTALPPLLAMLRATAARLGEMGIPLDAPLGEYQADVRNGVRYPIHGGIGDVDGVLNALHTKSSLTEEGYRGVAWGTSYVQLVGFDDNGPVARGMLAYGQSTDPASPYYADQLPLYGSKRLVPLPFTQEQILADGNVQRSTVSDK, from the coding sequence ATGCGGATATCGACAAGGCAGCAGCCGACAATACAGCAGCCGACCATACCGCAGCCGACCATACCGCAGCCGACGATACGGCAGCTCGGTTTGTCCTGGCTGCTGTTTGTCATGCTGTTTGTCATGCTGTTTGTCATCACGGCTTGCAACGGTGGCGGCAACGACAGCGCGCAGGTACCGCCTGCCGGCCCGTCCGCGGAACTGACGCGTACCTCGTACGGGGTCGTGCATATCAGGGCGGCCGACTTCGCGGGGATCGGCTTCGGGCTGGCTTACGCCTATGCGCAAGACAATATTTGCATGCTGGCCGACAGCCTCCTGACCGTGCGCGGCGAACGATCCCGCTATTTCGGGGGAGACGCAATGCCCACCGATTCGGTCCACGGCGAATACAGCGTGGTCGTCGACTACCTCAACCTGCACAACTTCAACCTGCGCAACGAAGACAGCGACTTCTTCTTCAAGGCCTACCTCGATCCGTCGCGCCTGCGCGCAAGCTACGAGGGAGGGGGCGCCGAGACCAGGGCGCTCCTGTCCGGTTATGTCGCAGGCTATAACAGCTACGTGCGCGAACACGCGGGCAAGCTGCCCGCCGCCTGCCGCGGCGCGGCGTGGGTCAAGCCGATCACGGTGGACGATGTCTACCTGATGATCGCGGAAAAGGCGCTGCACGCCAGCGGGCAGTTGTTCGCCACCGAAATCCTTGCCGCGGCCCGTGACGAATCGCCGGGTACCATGGGCGGCGATGTGCGCGCGCCGACATGGACGGCCCATGGCCTTGGCAGTAACGCCATTGCACTCGGCGCGGAAACCAGCGTGGATGGGCGAGGAATGTTGCTGGCCAATCCGCACTATCCATGGTTCAACACGGACCGTTTTTACCAGGTACACCTCACCGTGCCCGGCGTCTATGACGTGATGGGCGTGAGCCTGGGTGGCATTCCGATCGTCGTCATCGGCTTCAATAAGGATGTCGCATGGACCCATACGGTAACGAAAGCCGCGCATTTCACCACGTTCCGCCTCCAGCTGGACAGCAGCGATCCCACCGGCATGACCTACCTGGTGGATGGTATTCCACAGACAATTTCGGAACGGGTCGTGGAGGTGCAGTCCCTGCAGGCGGACGGCACGCTGCGCACGAAACGCAAGATATTCCGCGAAACGCCATTGGGCATGGAGATGGCGGCAGGGGGACTGCCCCTGGGCGGCAATGCGATAGTCGTGCTCGGGGACCCCAACCGCCATAACACTCGCCTTGTCGATCAATGGATCGCGATGGGCAAGGCGCAGAACACCGCCGCCTTGCGGGCCGCACTAGGCCGCATGGGGCTGCCTTGGGTGAACACCGTTGCCGCCGACCGGCACGGCGACACGCTGTACGCGGACTATAGTGTCGTCCCCCACGTCGTGCCGGAAAAGTTCGCGCCCGATTGCCTGCTGTTCGCTCCATTGCTGATGTTCGACGGTTCCCGCAGCCGTTGCCACTGGGGGCAGGATTCGGGTGCGCCGCCGGGAATTTTCGGCAGCGCCAGTGCGCCCGTGCTGATGCGCCGCGATTATGTATCGAATTCGAACGACAGCTACTGGCTCACCAACAGCCGCCAGTTGCTGACCGGGCCAGGCAGCGGCTACTCGCCGCTGTACGGGCCGGTCGGCGTACCGCAGCACCTGCGTACCCGGCTGGCATTCGTCGAGCTGGACCAGCGGCTGGAGGAAAGCGGCCGGTTGAGCATGGACGACCTGCAGGCGCTGCTCTTTTCCAACCGCGTCCATGCCGCCGAGCTCGTCTTGCCCGACCTGCTTGCCGCATGCGGCGGCACGGCGGATCAAATGCTTGCCGGCGCTTGCGCGGCGCTGGCTGCCTGGGATCGGAAAGTCGACGCTGAAAGCAGGGGCGCGATCCTGTTCCGCGAATTCTGGCTGCAGGCGTCGGAGTCGCCTGCGTTCCTGTCTGCTTCATGGGCCGTGCCATTCGACCCGGCAGATCCAGTGAACACGCCCAGGGGCATTGCACCGACAGCACTCCCGCCGCTGCTTGCCATGTTGCGCGCAACCGCGGCGCGGCTGGGCGAAATGGGCATACCGCTCGACGCGCCGCTCGGGGAATACCAGGCAGACGTCCGCAACGGAGTGCGGTATCCGATCCACGGCGGCATCGGCGACGTGGACGGTGTCCTCAATGCCCTGCATACAAAATCTTCGTTGACCGAAGAGGGGTATCGCGGCGTGGCATGGGGTACCAGCTACGTTCAACTGGTCGGCTTCGATGACAACGGCCCTGTCGCGCGGGGAATGCTGGCTTACGGACAGTCGACCGATCCCGCGTCGCCGTACTACGCGGACCAGTTGCCCTTGTATGGTTCAAAGCGGCTGGTGCCGCTGCCGTTCACGCAGGAGCAGATCCTCGCGGATGGGAACGTGCAACGATCGACGGTGTCAGACAAATAG
- a CDS encoding penicillin acylase family protein, whose protein sequence is MKLTTLSLLTALVVSDYASAAIRAEVTRTTRGVVHVKATDYRSLGYGAAYAYAEDNVCMLADTVLTVRGERSRYFGGTAHATEPRNGEYGAGLDLFFKLPNEQSDFFFKGYLDLDQLRAGYAAGSADVRELLAGFADGYNRYLKDKRSSLPKACKDAAWVKPITVDDVYLMIAEKALHASGEAFAAAIVGASRDPEEPVTLAKTMPKAVTSMPTGIPAGVGSNALAIGSEASANGKGILLGNPHYPWSSTDRFYQIHLTVPGRYDAMGVSLGGLPIVAIGFNRNVAWSHTVTAAKHFTTFRLALDPSDPTGTTYYYDGAPRKMTERTVSVDVLQPDGSVVAKQRTFYFSHQGAVIVLPQAGIGWTADSAFVLGDANRLNTRLPEQWLKMGQADDVHQLQGAIHAVKGLPWVNTVAADRRGNTLYSDGSVVPHMTTDKFLSACLLVPDLLAFDGTRSECGWGQDAGAPEGVFGEANAPATVRQDYVGNSNDSYWLSHAREPLTGPAPFGYSPLYGQAGAPVSLRTRIAFKQIESMLEEEQFVRMDDVENLMFTNRVYAAELVVPALLRACAKALDLRLLAPCAALTGWDRKANVDSRGAVLFREFWNIARTTPNLWSIPFDPADPVNTPRTVAPAAEPALLAALRTASAKLQAAGVPLYGRLGDFQTETRNNRRHALHGGQGDEDGTYSTLQMRGALTPKGYQDVAWGTSYIHLVGFDNGGPVAKGLLAYGQSVNPQSAHYADQLPLFTQKRLPTLPFTEGQIKAERIRSQVLTER, encoded by the coding sequence ATGAAGCTCACCACTCTTTCGCTGCTGACTGCCCTGGTCGTTTCCGACTATGCCTCGGCCGCAATACGCGCTGAAGTCACGCGGACAACGCGCGGCGTCGTCCATGTCAAGGCAACCGACTACCGCAGCCTGGGATATGGCGCCGCCTATGCCTATGCGGAGGATAATGTCTGCATGCTGGCGGATACGGTGCTGACCGTGCGCGGCGAGCGTTCCCGTTACTTTGGCGGTACCGCACATGCCACCGAGCCGCGGAATGGCGAATATGGTGCGGGGCTGGATCTATTCTTCAAGCTGCCGAATGAGCAAAGCGATTTCTTCTTCAAGGGGTATCTCGACCTTGACCAGTTGCGCGCCGGTTATGCGGCCGGTTCAGCGGACGTGCGTGAATTGCTGGCCGGTTTTGCCGACGGATATAATCGTTATCTCAAGGATAAGCGGAGCAGCCTGCCAAAGGCCTGCAAGGATGCCGCCTGGGTAAAACCGATCACGGTCGACGATGTTTATCTGATGATTGCCGAGAAGGCACTGCATGCGAGTGGCGAAGCGTTTGCCGCGGCGATCGTGGGCGCCTCGCGTGATCCGGAAGAGCCGGTAACCCTGGCAAAGACGATGCCGAAAGCCGTGACGTCGATGCCGACCGGTATCCCGGCCGGTGTCGGCAGCAATGCCCTAGCCATCGGCAGTGAAGCGAGCGCAAACGGCAAGGGTATCCTGCTTGGCAATCCGCACTATCCATGGTCCAGCACGGACCGCTTCTACCAGATACACCTGACCGTTCCGGGCCGTTACGATGCGATGGGCGTGAGCCTGGGCGGGCTGCCGATCGTGGCCATCGGTTTCAACCGCAACGTTGCCTGGTCGCATACTGTTACGGCTGCGAAGCATTTCACGACTTTCCGCCTGGCCCTCGATCCGTCAGACCCGACCGGGACGACTTATTACTATGACGGCGCGCCTCGCAAGATGACGGAGCGGACGGTGAGCGTCGACGTGCTGCAGCCGGATGGGTCCGTCGTGGCCAAACAGCGTACCTTCTACTTCAGCCACCAGGGCGCGGTGATCGTCCTGCCGCAGGCGGGTATCGGCTGGACCGCCGACAGCGCTTTCGTGCTGGGCGATGCCAACCGCCTCAACACCCGCCTCCCGGAACAGTGGCTCAAGATGGGCCAGGCCGACGACGTCCATCAGTTGCAGGGCGCGATCCATGCGGTCAAAGGTCTGCCGTGGGTGAATACCGTCGCGGCCGACCGCCGCGGCAATACGCTGTACAGCGACGGCAGCGTCGTGCCGCACATGACGACCGATAAATTCCTCTCCGCCTGCCTGCTGGTGCCCGATCTGCTGGCATTCGACGGCACGCGCAGCGAGTGCGGCTGGGGGCAGGATGCGGGCGCGCCCGAAGGTGTATTCGGCGAGGCCAACGCGCCGGCCACCGTGCGGCAGGATTACGTCGGGAACTCGAACGATTCGTACTGGCTTTCCCATGCCCGCGAGCCGTTGACCGGGCCGGCGCCGTTCGGCTATTCGCCACTGTATGGCCAGGCCGGCGCGCCGGTGTCGTTGCGTACCCGGATCGCCTTCAAGCAGATCGAGAGCATGCTCGAAGAAGAGCAGTTCGTGCGCATGGATGATGTGGAGAACCTGATGTTCACGAACCGTGTCTATGCGGCCGAGCTGGTGGTGCCTGCGCTGTTGAGAGCCTGCGCGAAAGCACTCGACCTGCGCTTGCTGGCCCCCTGCGCCGCACTGACCGGGTGGGACCGGAAGGCCAACGTCGACAGCCGTGGCGCGGTACTGTTCCGCGAATTCTGGAACATCGCCCGCACCACGCCGAACCTGTGGTCGATTCCGTTCGACCCGGCCGATCCGGTCAATACCCCGCGCACCGTTGCCCCGGCTGCGGAACCGGCGCTCCTGGCAGCGCTGCGCACCGCCAGCGCGAAGCTGCAGGCAGCTGGCGTGCCGCTGTATGGGCGACTGGGCGACTTCCAGACTGAAACGCGCAACAACCGGCGCCATGCGCTGCACGGTGGCCAGGGTGACGAAGATGGAACGTACAGCACGCTGCAAATGCGCGGCGCGCTGACGCCGAAGGGATACCAGGACGTGGCATGGGGCACCAGCTATATCCACCTGGTGGGCTTCGACAACGGTGGTCCGGTGGCGAAAGGATTGCTCGCCTACGGCCAGTCGGTCAATCCCCAGTCGGCGCACTATGCGGACCAGCTGCCGCTGTTCACCCAGAAGCGTTTGCCGACCCTGCCGTTCACGGAAGGGCAGATCAAGGCCGAACGCATCCGCTCGCAAGTGCTGACGGAGCGCTGA